The proteins below come from a single Larimichthys crocea isolate SSNF chromosome II, L_crocea_2.0, whole genome shotgun sequence genomic window:
- the LOC109142320 gene encoding UDP-glucuronosyltransferase 2A1 isoform X2, whose amino-acid sequence MALHGICGIFVVLSVGLISFTPSCDGGNILVFPVDGSHWINMKILLEELHAKGHNLTVIRASNSWYIAKKSPLYTSITIKMDLGFEEFFDVFLNDTMRAQIERASALTFFKLTKDFLSMISTAHSVWCDTLMEILDDEKMIKSLLDSKYDLVLTDPAVAPGAVLAKYLKLPMVLNVRWITSGEGHFALAPSPLSYIPVPGSGLTDKMNFIQRVKNILFYSIIVFQQKFLVGPGYDAICEKYIEGGCDVFSILQEADIWLFRSDFVFEFPRPTMPNVVYIGGFQCKPAQPLPADLEDFVQSAGEHGVIVMTLGTLVNALPKDVADGIASVFAKMPQKVIWRHKGERPSTLGNNTLLVDWMPQKDLLGHPQTKVFVAHGGTNGVQEAIYHGVPVLGIPLFFDQYDNLLRLQERGAGKIIELGDVNRHSFEQGINEVLHQDSYRQNMQRLSRLHRDQPMAPMDQAIFWVEYVMRHKGAPHLRTEAYKMPWYSYYCLDVLLLLLTVATVLLFSTVAIFRFLCCRSRRKTKTKQH is encoded by the exons ATGGCTTTACATGGTATTTGTGGAATTTTTGTAGTCCTCAGTGTTGGTCTGATTTCCTTCACGCCAAGTTGTGATGGAGGAAACATTCTGGTATTTCCAGTAGATGGAAGCCACTGGATCAATATGAAGATCCTGCTGGAAGAACTTCACGCCAAGGGGCACAACCTCACTGTGATAAGGGCCTCCAACAGCTGGTACATCGCAAAAAAGTCTCCTCTCTACACATCCATTACCATCAAAATGGATTTAGGTTTTGAGGAATTTTTTGATGTGTTCCTGAACGATACTATGAGG GCACAGATTGAGCGGGCTTCAGCACTTACTTTCTTCAAACTTACCAAGGATTTCCTTTCTATGATTTCTACAGCCCATTCAGTGTGGTGTGATACCCTCATGGAAATACTTGATGATGAAAAGATGATCAAAAGCTTATTGGATTCCAAATATGATCTTGTTCTCACTGACCCAGCTGTAGCACCAGGGGCTGTACTGGCCAAGTATCTCAAACTGCCCATGGTCCTCAACGTTCGCTGGATCACCAGTGGAGAAGGCCACTTTGCGCTAGCCCCCTCACCACTCTCTTACATCCCAGTGCCAGGATCGGGCttaacagacaaaatgaacTTCATCCAGAGGGTCAAGAACATACTTTTCTACAGCATTATAGTTTTCCAGCAGAAATTCTTGGTGGGGCCAGGCTATGACGCTATCTGTGAGAAATATATTGAGGGTGGATGTGACGTTTTCTCGATTCTTCAGGAAGCAGACATTTGGCTGTTTAGGTCAGATTTTGTGTTTGAATTCCCTCGGCCCACAATGCCAAATGTCGTCTATATAGGAGGGTTCCAGTGTAAGCCAGCCCAACCTTTGCCAGCAGACTTGGAAGATTTTGTTCAGAGTGCTGGGGAGCATGGAGTGATCGTCATGACTCTGGGAACTTTGGTTAATGCCTTGCCCAAAGATGTTGCAGATGGAATCGCCAGTGTCTTTGCCAAGATGCCTCAGAAG GTAATATGGAGGCACAAAGGAGAGCGTCCATCTACTCTGGGCAACAACACCCTGTTAGTGGACTGGATGCCACAGAAGGACCTTCTGGGCCACCCACAGACCAAAGTCTTTGTAGCTCATGGAGGAACCAATGGAGTCCAGGAAGCAATTTACCATGGAGTCCCTGTGCTTGGCATACCCTTGTTCTTTGACCAGTATGATAACCTTCTACgtctgcaggagagaggagctGGGAAGATCATTGAGCTAGGTGATGTCAACAGACACAGTTTTGAGCAAGGTATTAACGAAGTGCTCCATCAAGACAGCTACAGACAGAACATGCAAAGACTGTCACGTTTGCACAGAGACCAGCCAATGGCACCCATGGATCAGGCCATCTTCTGGGTGGAATATGTGATGCGCCATAAGGGTGCTCCTCACCTGCGTACAGAGGCCTATAAGATGCCCTGGTACTCATACTACTGTTTAGACGTCCTGCTACTATTGCTGACTGTAGCAACTGTACTGCTGTTTTCTACTGTGGCCATTTTCAGGTTCCTATGCTGCAGAAGTAGaagaaagaccaaaaccaaacaacactGA
- the LOC109142320 gene encoding UDP-glucuronosyltransferase 2A1 isoform X1, producing MGCLQKSRITVDTLSVRTMALHGICGIFVVLSVGLISFTPSCDGGNILVFPVDGSHWINMKILLEELHAKGHNLTVIRASNSWYIAKKSPLYTSITIKMDLGFEEFFDVFLNDTMRAQIERASALTFFKLTKDFLSMISTAHSVWCDTLMEILDDEKMIKSLLDSKYDLVLTDPAVAPGAVLAKYLKLPMVLNVRWITSGEGHFALAPSPLSYIPVPGSGLTDKMNFIQRVKNILFYSIIVFQQKFLVGPGYDAICEKYIEGGCDVFSILQEADIWLFRSDFVFEFPRPTMPNVVYIGGFQCKPAQPLPADLEDFVQSAGEHGVIVMTLGTLVNALPKDVADGIASVFAKMPQKVIWRHKGERPSTLGNNTLLVDWMPQKDLLGHPQTKVFVAHGGTNGVQEAIYHGVPVLGIPLFFDQYDNLLRLQERGAGKIIELGDVNRHSFEQGINEVLHQDSYRQNMQRLSRLHRDQPMAPMDQAIFWVEYVMRHKGAPHLRTEAYKMPWYSYYCLDVLLLLLTVATVLLFSTVAIFRFLCCRSRRKTKTKQH from the exons ATGGGTTGTCTGCAGAAAAGTAGGATTACTGTTGACACTCTGAGCGTAA GAACCATGGCTTTACATGGTATTTGTGGAATTTTTGTAGTCCTCAGTGTTGGTCTGATTTCCTTCACGCCAAGTTGTGATGGAGGAAACATTCTGGTATTTCCAGTAGATGGAAGCCACTGGATCAATATGAAGATCCTGCTGGAAGAACTTCACGCCAAGGGGCACAACCTCACTGTGATAAGGGCCTCCAACAGCTGGTACATCGCAAAAAAGTCTCCTCTCTACACATCCATTACCATCAAAATGGATTTAGGTTTTGAGGAATTTTTTGATGTGTTCCTGAACGATACTATGAGG GCACAGATTGAGCGGGCTTCAGCACTTACTTTCTTCAAACTTACCAAGGATTTCCTTTCTATGATTTCTACAGCCCATTCAGTGTGGTGTGATACCCTCATGGAAATACTTGATGATGAAAAGATGATCAAAAGCTTATTGGATTCCAAATATGATCTTGTTCTCACTGACCCAGCTGTAGCACCAGGGGCTGTACTGGCCAAGTATCTCAAACTGCCCATGGTCCTCAACGTTCGCTGGATCACCAGTGGAGAAGGCCACTTTGCGCTAGCCCCCTCACCACTCTCTTACATCCCAGTGCCAGGATCGGGCttaacagacaaaatgaacTTCATCCAGAGGGTCAAGAACATACTTTTCTACAGCATTATAGTTTTCCAGCAGAAATTCTTGGTGGGGCCAGGCTATGACGCTATCTGTGAGAAATATATTGAGGGTGGATGTGACGTTTTCTCGATTCTTCAGGAAGCAGACATTTGGCTGTTTAGGTCAGATTTTGTGTTTGAATTCCCTCGGCCCACAATGCCAAATGTCGTCTATATAGGAGGGTTCCAGTGTAAGCCAGCCCAACCTTTGCCAGCAGACTTGGAAGATTTTGTTCAGAGTGCTGGGGAGCATGGAGTGATCGTCATGACTCTGGGAACTTTGGTTAATGCCTTGCCCAAAGATGTTGCAGATGGAATCGCCAGTGTCTTTGCCAAGATGCCTCAGAAG GTAATATGGAGGCACAAAGGAGAGCGTCCATCTACTCTGGGCAACAACACCCTGTTAGTGGACTGGATGCCACAGAAGGACCTTCTGGGCCACCCACAGACCAAAGTCTTTGTAGCTCATGGAGGAACCAATGGAGTCCAGGAAGCAATTTACCATGGAGTCCCTGTGCTTGGCATACCCTTGTTCTTTGACCAGTATGATAACCTTCTACgtctgcaggagagaggagctGGGAAGATCATTGAGCTAGGTGATGTCAACAGACACAGTTTTGAGCAAGGTATTAACGAAGTGCTCCATCAAGACAGCTACAGACAGAACATGCAAAGACTGTCACGTTTGCACAGAGACCAGCCAATGGCACCCATGGATCAGGCCATCTTCTGGGTGGAATATGTGATGCGCCATAAGGGTGCTCCTCACCTGCGTACAGAGGCCTATAAGATGCCCTGGTACTCATACTACTGTTTAGACGTCCTGCTACTATTGCTGACTGTAGCAACTGTACTGCTGTTTTCTACTGTGGCCATTTTCAGGTTCCTATGCTGCAGAAGTAGaagaaagaccaaaaccaaacaacactGA
- the LOC104938825 gene encoding UDP-glucuronosyltransferase 2C1 encodes MALHGICGIFVVLSVGLISFTPSCDGGNILVYPVDGSHWINMKILLEELHAKGHNLTVIRASNSWYIAKKSPLYTSITLKMEIGFEEFFDVFLQEHMRAQIERASALTFFKLTKDFLSMISTAHSLLCDTLIKMLDDEKMIKSLLDSKYDLVLTDPAVASGAVLAKFLKLPMVLNVRWITSGEGHFALAPSPLSYIPVPGSGLTDKMNFIQRVKNILFYSIIVFQQKFLVGPGYDAICEKYIEGGCDVFSILQEADIWLFRSDFVFEFPRPTMPNVVYIGGFQCKPAQPLPADLEDFVQSAGEHGVIVMTLGTLVNALPKDVADGIASVFAKMPQKVIWRHKGERPSTLGNNTLLVDWMPQKDLLGHPQTKVFVAHGGTNGVQEAIYHGVPVLGIPLFFDQYDNLLRLQERGAGKIIELGDVNKHSFEQGINEVLHQDSYRQNMQRLSRLHRDQPMAPMDQAIFWVEYVMRHKGAPHLRTEAYKMPWYSYYCLDVLLLLLTVATVLLFSTVAIFRFLCCRSRRKTKTKQH; translated from the exons ATGGCTTTACATGGTATTTGTGGAATATTTGTAGTCCTCAGTGTTGGTCTGATTTCCTTCACACCAAGTTGTGATGGAGGAAACATTCTGGTATATCCAGTAGATGGAAGCCACTGGATCAATATGAAGATCTTGCTGGAAGAACTTCACGCCAAGGGGCACAACCTCACTGTGATAAGGGCCTCCAACAGCTGGTACATCGCAAAAAAGTCTCCTCTCTACACATCCATTACCTTAAAAATGGAAATAGGTTTTGAGGAATTTTTTGATGTGTTCCTGCAGGAGCATATGAGG GCACAGATTGAGCGGGCTTCAGCACTTACTTTCTTCAAACTTACCAAGGATTTCCTTTCTATGATTTCTACAGCCCATTCATTGTTGTGTGATACCCTCATCAAAATGCTCGATGATGAAAAGATGATCAAAAGCTTATTGGATTCCAAATATGATCTTGTTCTCACTGACCCAGCTGTAGCATCAGGGGCTGTACTGGCCAAGTTTCTCAAACTGCCCATGGTCCTCAACGTTCGCTGGATCACCAGTGGAGAAGGCCACTTTGCGCTAGCCCCCTCACCACTCTCTTACATCCCAGTGCCAGGATCGGGCttaacagacaaaatgaacTTCATCCAGAGGGTCAAGAACATACTTTTCTACAGCATTATAGTTTTCCAGCAGAAATTCTTGGTGGGGCCAGGCTATGACGCTATCTGTGAGAAATATATTGAGGGTGGATGTGATGTTTTCTCGATTCTTCAGGAAGCAGACATTTGGCTGTTTAGGTCAGATTTTGTGTTTGAATTCCCTCGGCCCACAATGCCAAATGTTGTCTATATAGGAGGGTTCCAGTGTAAGCCAGCCCAACCTTTGCCAGCAGACTTGGAAGATTTTGTTCAGAGTGCTGGGGAGCATGGAGTGATCGTCATGACTCTGGGAACTTTGGTTAATGCCTTGCCCAAAGATGTTGCAGATGGAATCGCCAGTGTCTTTGCCAAGATGCCTCAGAAG GTAATATGGAGGCACAAAGGAGAGCGTCCATCTACTCTGGGCAACAACACCCTGTTAGTGGACTGGATGCCACAGAAGGACCTTCTGGGCCACCCACAGACCAAAGTCTTTGTAGCTCATGGAGGAACCAATGGAGTCCAGGAAGCAATTTACCATGGAGTCCCTGTGCTTGGCATACCCTTGTTCTTTGACCAGTATGATAACCTTCTACgtctgcaggagagaggagctGGGAAGATCATTGAGCTAGGTGATGtcaacaaacacagttttgaGCAAGGTATTAACGAAGTGCTCCATCAAGACAGCTACAGACAGAACATGCAAAGACTGTCACGTTTGCACAGAGACCAGCCAATGGCACCCATGGATCAGGCCATCTTCTGGGTGGAATATGTGATGCGCCATAAGGGTGCTCCTCACCTGCGTACAGAGGCCTATAAGATGCCCTGGTACTCATACTACTGTTTAGACGTCCTGCTACTATTGCTGACTGTAGCAACTGTACTGCTGTTTTCTACTGTGGCCATTTTCAGGTTCCTATGCTGCAGAAGTAGaagaaagaccaaaaccaaacaacactGA